The proteins below come from a single uncultured Carboxylicivirga sp. genomic window:
- a CDS encoding acyl-CoA thioesterase, translating into MQHYFEEYVVQESDIDELNHVSNIKYVEWIQEISKAHWYKVTQGTEFDNRFFWVVSSHFIEYKMSALLNQSLLIETYVEKFEKAFSYRAVEVKDKNTGKLIMKSLTKWCMMDVDTKRITRVPSELFELFQLS; encoded by the coding sequence ATGCAACATTACTTCGAAGAATATGTGGTACAAGAGTCTGATATAGATGAATTAAACCATGTAAGCAATATTAAATATGTAGAATGGATTCAGGAAATATCAAAAGCTCACTGGTATAAGGTAACTCAAGGAACCGAGTTTGATAATCGTTTCTTTTGGGTGGTATCATCACATTTTATTGAATACAAGATGTCGGCCTTGCTAAATCAGTCTTTATTGATTGAAACATACGTTGAAAAATTTGAAAAAGCTTTTTCGTATCGTGCTGTTGAGGTAAAAGATAAGAATACTGGAAAATTAATAATGAAATCATTAACCAAATGGTGCATGATGGATGTAGATACGAAAAGAATCACCAGAGTGCCTTCTGAGCTTTTTGAGTTGTTTCAATTGTCATAG
- a CDS encoding M18 family aminopeptidase: MTQEIQLANELIEFIHQSPTAFHVIAQAKNQLIKAGFTELPMGDAWKIKKGGKYFTTKNESALFAFQIGTDSIEENGFKLISAHSDSPSFKIKPNPEMLAEGHFLKLNTEVYGGPILSTWMDRPLSLAGRVLVKSKNPLHPISKLIDFKKPLLVIPNMAIHLNRSVNDGVELNKQIDMLPLMACVNQNFEKDNYLLRLIAEELKVKQEDILDFDLFTYEFEKGCILGANQEFISSGKLDDLAMVHAGLKAITGKISKTATQFLCIFDNEEVGSVTKQGAGSPVLRNIIERICEKLGKNQEDYQRTIYNSFMISADMAHSIHPNHPEKHDPILHPTINGGPVIKIHANQKYTTDGESAAIFKDICSKADVPYQKFTNRSDMVGGSTLGNISTGKLDIRTVDIGNPMLAMHSVRELAGVKDHQYITKVFETFFKM, from the coding sequence ATGACACAAGAAATACAATTAGCCAACGAATTAATAGAATTTATTCATCAGAGCCCAACAGCTTTTCATGTTATTGCTCAGGCAAAAAATCAATTAATAAAAGCCGGCTTCACCGAATTACCTATGGGTGATGCCTGGAAAATTAAAAAAGGTGGTAAATACTTTACTACCAAAAATGAATCAGCTCTTTTTGCTTTTCAGATAGGGACTGATTCTATTGAAGAAAATGGGTTTAAATTAATTAGTGCTCATAGCGACTCGCCAAGCTTTAAAATAAAACCAAATCCTGAGATGCTTGCCGAAGGACATTTCCTTAAACTCAACACCGAAGTTTATGGAGGTCCCATTTTAAGTACTTGGATGGATCGTCCCCTATCCCTTGCCGGCAGAGTATTAGTAAAAAGTAAGAATCCTTTACACCCCATCTCTAAGCTTATCGACTTCAAAAAACCGCTATTAGTTATACCTAATATGGCTATTCATCTTAACCGATCAGTTAACGATGGTGTGGAGCTGAATAAGCAAATTGATATGTTGCCATTAATGGCTTGCGTTAACCAAAACTTTGAGAAAGACAATTATCTGCTTCGCTTAATAGCAGAAGAGCTCAAAGTTAAACAAGAAGATATTCTTGATTTTGATTTATTTACCTATGAGTTTGAAAAAGGCTGTATACTTGGAGCCAACCAAGAATTTATATCATCGGGCAAACTGGATGATTTAGCAATGGTACATGCCGGTTTAAAAGCCATTACTGGTAAAATTAGTAAAACTGCCACTCAATTCTTGTGCATTTTCGATAACGAAGAAGTTGGAAGTGTTACCAAACAAGGAGCAGGTTCGCCAGTATTACGAAATATCATAGAACGCATATGTGAGAAGTTAGGTAAAAACCAGGAAGATTATCAGCGTACCATTTACAACTCATTCATGATTTCGGCTGATATGGCACATTCAATCCACCCTAACCACCCCGAGAAGCATGATCCGATCCTGCATCCTACCATAAATGGAGGTCCTGTAATTAAAATCCATGCAAATCAAAAGTACACAACAGATGGAGAAAGTGCTGCAATATTCAAAGATATTTGCTCAAAAGCAGATGTTCCATATCAAAAATTCACTAACAGATCAGATATGGTTGGAGGCTCAACCCTTGGAAATATTTCTACCGGTAAACTAGATATAAGAACTGTTGACATTGGCAATCCAATGCTTGCCATGCACTCTGTACGCGAGCTAGCTGGAGTAAAAGATCATCAGTACATTACCAAAGTATTTGAAACATTTTTTAAAATGTAG
- a CDS encoding beta galactosidase jelly roll domain-containing protein encodes MIKSHTKSFIVIFCFILGLIGQNNTSAQILTKKYHLEGFWKFSIGDKQQWKNPTFDDSMWDQIKSGQDWESQGYNDYNGFAWYRKTLNIQSTPKKTLILKIGAIDDADQVYFNGTLIGKTGGFPPAPSTAYNQTREYKIPQHLWQNGANTIAIRVYDFYDRGGITSHPLAIYEDISADYLSMDLSGIWYFKTGNNSQFKSTDYNHSNWEQINVPGKWEDQGWPYYDGIAWYRTNFYLSPIAKQNKMYLILGRIDDEDEVYFNGQKIGETKNKRSNWSTNAYRELRIYPIPDHLLNDNSTNTIAVKVKDDQLDGGIYEGPIGIATKEQADDLRSIFKQNKSSWETFLEWIYE; translated from the coding sequence ATGATAAAGTCACACACAAAGTCGTTTATTGTCATTTTTTGTTTTATTCTTGGCTTAATTGGTCAAAATAATACATCAGCTCAAATATTGACTAAAAAATATCACCTTGAAGGTTTCTGGAAATTTTCTATTGGTGACAAACAACAGTGGAAAAATCCAACTTTTGATGATAGTATGTGGGATCAGATAAAATCTGGTCAGGATTGGGAATCTCAAGGCTACAACGATTACAATGGTTTTGCCTGGTACCGAAAGACATTAAATATTCAATCAACACCAAAAAAAACATTAATTCTTAAAATAGGGGCGATAGACGACGCTGATCAAGTTTATTTCAACGGTACCCTAATTGGAAAAACCGGAGGATTCCCCCCCGCTCCATCCACTGCTTACAACCAAACTCGAGAATATAAAATACCTCAACACCTTTGGCAAAATGGAGCAAATACAATTGCCATTAGAGTATATGACTTTTACGATAGAGGCGGAATTACCTCACATCCATTGGCTATTTATGAAGACATATCAGCAGATTACTTATCTATGGATTTATCGGGCATCTGGTATTTTAAAACAGGCAACAATAGTCAATTCAAATCAACCGATTACAACCATTCAAACTGGGAACAAATTAACGTACCGGGGAAATGGGAAGATCAGGGCTGGCCTTACTACGATGGTATTGCCTGGTATCGTACCAACTTTTACCTATCGCCAATTGCCAAACAAAACAAAATGTACCTCATCTTAGGAAGAATAGACGATGAAGATGAAGTATATTTTAATGGCCAAAAAATAGGAGAAACGAAGAACAAACGCTCCAACTGGTCAACCAATGCCTATCGCGAATTACGCATCTATCCAATACCCGATCATTTATTAAATGACAACTCCACCAATACCATTGCGGTTAAAGTTAAGGATGATCAACTGGATGGAGGAATATACGAAGGCCCAATAGGAATAGCTACCAAAGAGCAAGCTGATGACTTAAGAAGCATATTTAAACAAAACAAAAGCTCGTGGGAAACATTTCTGGAATGGATCTATGAATAA
- a CDS encoding DNA topoisomerase 3 codes for MIVCVAEKPSVAFEIAQIVGAKSKRDGYYEGNNYQVTWTFGHLCTLKEPHDYLPHWKRWTIGSLPMIPSRFGIKLIEDRGIEKQFNTIKKLVETATEIVNCGDAGQEGELIQQWVLLKAGAKCPIKRLWISSLTEEAIREGFEKLRSNEEFLNLYAAGSSRAIGDWLLGMNATRLYTLKYGQQGQVLSIGRVQTPTLALIVERQKSIDDFKPEPYWELKTKYKEVLFSATKGRFMKKEEGESFMEKIKDSEFVIKDFSRKKGKEAPPRLFDLTSLQVECNKKFGFSADETLKIIQSLYEKKVTTYPRVDTTYLSNDIYPKVPNILKGLKDHQHLTESLLKSKLKKSKKVFDDKKVTDHHAIIPTGVYANALGRNEKMVYELVTRRFIAAFYPDATISNTVVIGNAAGVEFKATGKQLLEPGWRVVFMDNKEGEKKDAEIMPEFTTGESGPHEPELLEKETQPPKPYTEATLLRAMETAGKQVDDEELRDAMKENGIGRPSTRAAIIETLFRRKYITKVRKNLHPTVTGTQLIDTIRNELLKSAELTGLWEKKLREIEKGEYDAAEFMNELKQMVSDIVFHVKHDRSARKLDVVAEEDEKVENKPSQATKKEKKELTCPVCKEGAMLKGKSAWGCSRYKDGCKTIIPFEYLGKKLTDKQGEQLIKKGKTNTIKGFTVDDQKMDGKLILKSDGTIEIEKEEAVVWTCPSCKEGTIIKGKSAYGCDNFRNGCKVRIPFEMGDKKITDKQVESIVIKGKSPLLKGVTMEGAEQKQDGYLVLESGIIIFKAK; via the coding sequence ATGATAGTTTGTGTAGCAGAGAAACCGAGCGTAGCATTTGAAATTGCTCAAATTGTTGGAGCCAAATCAAAACGTGATGGTTACTATGAAGGAAACAACTATCAGGTTACCTGGACCTTTGGGCATTTGTGTACTTTAAAAGAACCGCATGATTATTTACCCCATTGGAAAAGATGGACTATAGGTTCTCTACCTATGATTCCTTCGCGCTTTGGAATTAAGTTGATCGAAGATAGGGGGATTGAGAAGCAGTTTAATACGATAAAAAAGCTGGTTGAAACAGCAACTGAAATTGTAAATTGTGGTGATGCCGGCCAGGAAGGAGAGTTAATTCAGCAATGGGTTTTATTAAAGGCCGGAGCTAAATGTCCGATTAAGCGATTGTGGATTTCTTCGCTAACAGAAGAGGCTATTCGTGAAGGTTTTGAGAAATTACGTTCAAACGAAGAATTTTTAAATCTATATGCTGCGGGTAGTTCTCGGGCCATTGGAGATTGGCTTTTAGGAATGAATGCTACCCGTTTGTATACGTTAAAATACGGTCAGCAAGGTCAGGTACTTTCCATTGGGCGTGTTCAAACTCCAACTTTAGCATTAATAGTAGAACGTCAAAAGTCAATTGATGATTTTAAGCCTGAACCATATTGGGAGTTGAAGACGAAATATAAAGAAGTACTGTTTTCGGCAACCAAGGGGCGTTTTATGAAGAAAGAGGAGGGAGAATCTTTTATGGAAAAGATTAAAGACTCTGAATTTGTAATTAAAGATTTTTCCCGTAAAAAAGGGAAAGAAGCTCCTCCTCGTTTGTTCGATTTAACATCGCTTCAGGTGGAGTGTAATAAAAAGTTTGGATTTTCGGCTGATGAGACATTAAAAATAATTCAATCGTTATACGAAAAGAAGGTTACTACCTATCCTAGGGTTGATACTACTTATTTAAGTAATGATATCTATCCTAAAGTCCCTAATATTTTAAAAGGATTAAAAGATCATCAGCATTTGACCGAATCGCTCTTGAAGAGTAAGTTAAAGAAATCGAAAAAGGTTTTTGATGATAAAAAAGTGACCGATCACCATGCTATTATTCCTACAGGAGTATATGCTAATGCATTAGGGCGTAACGAAAAAATGGTGTATGAATTGGTGACACGTCGTTTTATAGCGGCTTTTTATCCAGATGCTACTATTTCTAATACAGTTGTAATTGGTAATGCTGCGGGAGTAGAGTTTAAGGCTACCGGAAAGCAGTTGCTCGAGCCTGGATGGCGTGTGGTATTTATGGATAATAAAGAGGGAGAGAAGAAAGATGCTGAAATAATGCCGGAATTTACAACTGGCGAATCCGGACCCCACGAACCTGAGTTGCTCGAAAAGGAGACGCAGCCTCCAAAACCATATACCGAAGCTACCTTATTGAGGGCAATGGAAACGGCCGGTAAACAAGTGGATGATGAGGAATTGAGGGATGCGATGAAAGAGAATGGTATTGGAAGACCATCAACGCGTGCAGCGATAATAGAGACTTTATTTCGACGAAAATACATAACTAAAGTAAGGAAGAATCTTCATCCAACTGTTACTGGAACCCAATTAATTGATACTATCCGGAATGAGTTGTTAAAATCAGCAGAACTGACTGGTTTGTGGGAAAAGAAACTTCGTGAGATTGAAAAAGGAGAGTACGATGCTGCTGAGTTTATGAATGAACTTAAGCAAATGGTTTCTGATATTGTGTTTCATGTAAAGCATGATAGAAGTGCTCGGAAATTAGATGTGGTAGCAGAAGAGGATGAAAAAGTGGAAAATAAGCCATCTCAGGCAACAAAAAAAGAGAAGAAGGAATTGACATGTCCGGTTTGTAAAGAAGGAGCCATGTTAAAAGGTAAGTCGGCTTGGGGATGCTCGCGTTATAAAGATGGTTGTAAAACAATCATTCCGTTTGAATATTTAGGTAAAAAGTTAACAGATAAACAGGGAGAACAACTCATAAAAAAAGGGAAAACCAATACCATTAAAGGATTTACAGTTGACGATCAGAAAATGGATGGAAAACTAATTTTAAAGTCGGATGGAACAATAGAAATTGAAAAAGAAGAAGCTGTTGTTTGGACTTGTCCTTCGTGTAAAGAAGGAACCATAATTAAAGGTAAATCGGCTTATGGTTGCGATAATTTTCGAAATGGATGTAAAGTTCGGATTCCTTTTGAGATGGGTGATAAAAAAATAACAGATAAGCAGGTTGAGTCAATTGTTATAAAAGGCAAATCCCCTCTTTTAAAAGGTGTTACTATGGAAGGAGCAGAGCAAAAACAAGACGGATATCTGGTGCTCGAATCTGGAATAATTATTTTTAAGGCAAAGTAA
- a CDS encoding glycoside hydrolase — MKTYILYIALLATVFPANLWAQKTELKLVEALRGSWKFSIGDKQEWMSYNFDDSNWEEIYVPGPWEQQGFNGYDGYAWYRTSFTLPANASNKELWLDLGYIDDADECYLNGKLIGRSGTFPPNHKTAYNAHRLYHLNSNDLIYGSKNILAVRIYDSYNEGGIVSGKIGIWENIYPLMTDVNLSGMWKFKTGDNKQYSDPNLNDSDWDQIMVPSAWEDQGYEQYDGFAWYRKTITIPSNLTNEPPVLLLGKIDDVDEVYINGEMIGNTGLLEPLNFVYNNAYNNLRGYVIPLNIIPKSHTITIAVRVYDDRLTGGIYEGPIGLISQDKYIQYWLKQRKDH; from the coding sequence ATGAAAACATACATTTTATATATAGCCTTATTAGCAACAGTATTTCCAGCTAATCTTTGGGCTCAAAAAACAGAATTAAAACTAGTAGAAGCACTTAGAGGTTCTTGGAAATTCTCAATTGGAGACAAACAAGAATGGATGAGCTATAACTTTGACGATTCGAATTGGGAAGAAATTTATGTACCAGGTCCATGGGAACAACAAGGCTTTAACGGTTATGATGGTTATGCTTGGTATCGCACTTCGTTTACACTACCTGCCAATGCCAGTAATAAAGAGCTATGGCTCGATTTAGGTTATATAGATGATGCAGATGAATGTTATCTAAATGGAAAACTAATCGGCAGAAGTGGTACATTTCCTCCCAACCACAAGACAGCTTACAACGCACATCGATTATACCACTTGAATTCAAATGATTTAATATACGGATCAAAAAACATACTAGCAGTAAGAATTTACGATTCATATAACGAAGGTGGAATTGTATCTGGTAAGATTGGTATCTGGGAAAATATCTACCCCCTTATGACAGATGTTAATTTATCGGGTATGTGGAAATTCAAAACTGGAGATAACAAACAATATAGCGATCCTAATTTAAATGATTCTGATTGGGATCAAATAATGGTTCCTTCAGCGTGGGAAGATCAAGGTTACGAACAATACGACGGTTTTGCATGGTACCGTAAAACAATTACGATCCCCAGTAACCTTACAAATGAACCTCCGGTACTTCTTTTAGGTAAAATTGACGATGTTGATGAAGTATATATCAATGGCGAAATGATTGGCAATACCGGCTTGCTCGAACCTTTGAATTTTGTATATAACAATGCATATAACAACTTAAGAGGCTATGTCATTCCATTAAACATAATCCCCAAAAGCCATACCATCACTATTGCAGTAAGAGTTTATGATGATCGTCTTACCGGAGGAATCTACGAAGGCCCTATAGGTTTAATATCACAAGACAAATACATTCAATACTGGCTTAAACAAAGAAAGGACCACTAA
- a CDS encoding DUF4136 domain-containing protein, whose amino-acid sequence MKQRNLIFFCLLLSILLSCSNYKVISNYDESIDFSKYKHYLIMERLESENINNDAKKYIGKLIKDELTSRNLSENLSPDLIVKLMIISEEKEATAITRTNNFYWGSDQYQYGWGIGTGVNNISYNNYLEGTLIIDIIDKEKKLLVWEGIANGVFKNDAQKNEAKIRKVIAELFSAYPVKKQ is encoded by the coding sequence ATGAAACAAAGAAATCTGATCTTCTTTTGCCTATTGCTAAGCATATTATTATCATGTTCTAATTATAAAGTAATAAGTAATTACGATGAAAGTATTGATTTTTCAAAGTACAAGCATTATCTAATAATGGAAAGACTTGAATCTGAAAACATTAATAACGACGCTAAAAAATACATTGGCAAACTTATTAAAGATGAATTAACTAGTAGAAATTTAAGCGAAAACCTATCACCTGATTTAATCGTAAAATTGATGATTATCTCTGAAGAAAAAGAAGCCACTGCAATCACTCGAACTAATAATTTTTATTGGGGTAGCGATCAATATCAATACGGATGGGGAATTGGAACCGGAGTAAACAACATAAGCTACAATAACTATCTTGAAGGAACATTAATTATTGACATTATTGATAAAGAAAAAAAGTTATTAGTTTGGGAAGGCATAGCTAATGGCGTTTTTAAAAATGATGCACAAAAAAATGAAGCTAAAATTCGTAAAGTAATAGCAGAACTTTTCAGTGCGTATCCTGTAAAAAAACAATAA
- a CDS encoding LysM peptidoglycan-binding domain-containing protein, whose protein sequence is MKRINYIVLNLSIAMLFAAFTVQAQQNDGMEKIVIDGKVYYLYKVKKSEGFFRISANYGVSQKELMEANPEAVAGLKEGQLIKIPVISGRNSNKQEINSTSYIYHTVEPGQTAFFLSQKYHVPEQVIYDNNPGSEEKLLEGAIVKIPKSSIVHDDQEVLDSDNYIIYVVQPKDSLYAISKKYGVPMGAIIASNPALKSGVLEIGTSLRIPQKEEKKQVVKVEEEEKLEDDKYIYHSIEEDETIYSISQKYNAKQSEVEAANSSVDSNDLPLGYLVRIPKASIKTSRQDTKEDDNLFIYHKMKKRETASAISREYNVDINILRTVNSDKDLDHVKKGEIVKVPNRYWFKKIQDQEKALAEKEDEPKDDLVKLSDFDCGSYNYYDQKPALKVAVLLPFNVEATLKANIIKEEKDGEEIERERDEKVVSRYSKVFVEFYQGTLLALEKMKEQGVNVEMFVYDTAPDTNKVKTILASAEMPYMNLIIGPAYPQNLPFVSEFSKQHSIPVVYPFSTKNDELASNVHLFQATPIDTLLFDTMVDKVVETSIGKRIVVIRTEDTKSEFENKLSEKIRNKVYWDSFKDGSVPDFVEYKFKQDDLASLEKMFSKEKGNVVIVPSIEEAQVNRIVTTVKGAQSKTKAEVTLWGLPEWLKYQTLNPEDIHALNGHMFSYYSVDYEDNRSEELIEEYRKWFGTEPMSISPYFQNANVTSNMSRFSLWGFDVSYFFLSALKEYGNNFEYCIANHHPYAVQSHLHFTRTSNWGGYYNCGLYILNFAPDYKVTVEAIDN, encoded by the coding sequence ATGAAACGAATCAATTATATAGTATTAAATTTATCGATAGCAATGCTATTTGCGGCTTTTACAGTTCAGGCCCAACAGAACGATGGCATGGAAAAAATTGTTATTGACGGAAAGGTTTATTACCTCTATAAAGTTAAAAAATCAGAAGGCTTTTTTCGAATTAGTGCCAATTATGGTGTGTCGCAAAAGGAGTTGATGGAAGCGAATCCTGAAGCTGTTGCTGGTTTAAAAGAAGGGCAACTCATTAAAATACCTGTTATCTCTGGCCGTAACAGTAACAAACAAGAGATAAATTCAACTTCTTATATTTATCATACCGTTGAACCTGGACAAACAGCATTTTTCTTATCGCAAAAATACCATGTGCCAGAACAGGTAATATATGATAATAATCCCGGAAGTGAAGAAAAATTGCTTGAAGGAGCTATTGTGAAAATCCCGAAAAGTTCAATTGTACATGACGATCAAGAGGTGTTGGATTCGGATAATTATATTATCTACGTTGTGCAACCCAAAGACTCATTATATGCCATTTCAAAAAAGTATGGTGTTCCAATGGGTGCAATTATAGCTTCTAATCCGGCATTAAAATCAGGTGTTCTTGAAATTGGAACTTCTTTAAGAATACCTCAAAAAGAAGAAAAAAAGCAGGTTGTTAAAGTTGAAGAAGAAGAAAAGCTGGAAGATGATAAGTATATATATCATAGTATTGAAGAAGACGAAACTATATATAGTATTTCGCAAAAATACAATGCCAAGCAGAGTGAAGTAGAGGCTGCTAATTCTTCAGTAGATAGTAATGATCTTCCACTTGGTTATTTGGTGAGAATTCCTAAAGCATCTATTAAGACATCACGACAAGATACGAAAGAAGATGATAATTTATTCATCTATCATAAGATGAAGAAAAGGGAGACGGCATCTGCAATTTCGCGAGAATATAATGTTGATATTAATATTCTTCGAACAGTCAATTCCGATAAGGACCTTGATCATGTTAAAAAGGGAGAAATAGTTAAAGTGCCTAATAGATATTGGTTTAAAAAAATTCAGGATCAAGAAAAAGCCTTAGCAGAAAAAGAGGATGAACCCAAAGATGATTTGGTTAAATTATCGGACTTTGATTGTGGATCTTATAATTATTACGATCAGAAACCTGCTTTAAAAGTAGCAGTTCTTCTACCATTTAATGTGGAGGCTACGTTAAAAGCAAATATCATTAAAGAAGAAAAGGATGGTGAGGAAATAGAGCGGGAGCGTGATGAGAAGGTCGTGTCAAGATACTCTAAGGTATTTGTGGAGTTCTATCAGGGTACGCTACTGGCACTTGAGAAAATGAAAGAGCAAGGTGTAAATGTTGAAATGTTTGTATATGATACGGCTCCTGATACCAATAAAGTAAAAACTATTTTAGCGAGTGCTGAGATGCCTTATATGAATCTGATTATTGGACCTGCTTATCCTCAAAATTTGCCTTTTGTTTCTGAATTTTCAAAACAACATTCAATACCTGTTGTATATCCTTTTTCAACAAAAAATGATGAATTAGCTAGCAATGTTCATCTGTTTCAGGCTACTCCAATAGATACCTTGTTATTTGATACCATGGTTGATAAAGTTGTAGAAACATCGATAGGGAAACGGATAGTAGTTATTAGAACGGAAGATACAAAATCGGAATTTGAAAATAAACTATCAGAAAAAATCAGAAACAAAGTGTATTGGGATAGTTTTAAAGATGGTAGTGTACCTGATTTTGTTGAATATAAATTTAAACAAGACGATTTAGCTAGTCTTGAGAAAATGTTTTCGAAAGAAAAAGGCAATGTGGTAATAGTACCTTCGATTGAGGAAGCACAAGTAAATAGAATTGTAACAACTGTGAAAGGAGCTCAAAGTAAAACTAAAGCTGAAGTTACTTTGTGGGGATTGCCAGAATGGTTGAAATATCAGACGCTTAATCCTGAAGATATTCATGCGTTGAATGGCCATATGTTTAGTTATTATTCGGTAGATTATGAGGATAATAGAAGTGAAGAATTAATTGAAGAGTATCGTAAATGGTTTGGTACGGAGCCAATGTCTATTTCACCATATTTTCAAAATGCTAATGTTACTTCTAATATGAGTAGATTTAGTTTGTGGGGGTTTGATGTGTCATATTTCTTTTTAAGTGCGCTAAAAGAGTATGGTAATAATTTCGAATACTGTATTGCAAACCATCATCCATATGCAGTACAGTCGCATCTTCACTTTACGCGAACTTCTAATTGGGGAGGATATTATAATTGTGGGTTATATATATTAAATTTTGCCCCTGATTATAAAGTTACAGTAGAGGCGATTGATAATTAA
- a CDS encoding LytTR family DNA-binding domain-containing protein, whose translation MSSEYIVLECDLKVLKLAIDDIYYIIHQSGITTFVLKETEKICHKSLVELESLLPSNFIRINRNYIVNHLSITEINKKDRQITLVNKERLTVSHRNIKSITEAIKTMAINA comes from the coding sequence ATGTCTTCAGAGTACATTGTATTAGAATGTGACTTAAAAGTCCTTAAACTTGCAATTGATGATATCTATTATATTATTCATCAAAGTGGTATAACCACGTTCGTACTCAAAGAAACGGAGAAGATATGCCATAAAAGTCTGGTAGAATTAGAAAGCCTACTACCATCCAACTTCATCAGAATTAACCGAAACTACATTGTCAACCACCTATCAATCACAGAGATTAACAAGAAAGATCGACAAATAACATTGGTTAATAAAGAACGCTTAACAGTCTCGCATCGAAATATAAAATCCATTACCGAAGCTATAAAAACAATGGCCATCAACGCTTAG
- a CDS encoding cold shock domain-containing protein codes for MNKGIVKFFNESKGYGFIKDSESNKEYFVHVTGLIDEVKENDEVEYELQEGRKGLNAVNVKLA; via the coding sequence ATGAATAAAGGTATTGTTAAGTTCTTTAATGAGTCAAAAGGTTATGGATTTATTAAAGATTCAGAATCAAACAAAGAGTACTTTGTACACGTTACAGGTTTAATTGACGAAGTTAAAGAAAACGATGAAGTTGAATACGAACTTCAAGAAGGCCGCAAAGGATTGAACGCAGTAAATGTTAAATTAGCATAG